One Pseudomonas sp. C27(2019) DNA window includes the following coding sequences:
- the phoR gene encoding phosphate regulon sensor histidine kinase PhoR — MKRLLRKELLRLIVFTVLGALLGSFWNQSALGAAAVLALLLGQHLWQLQRLARWLQQPNDVPPEANTLWGEVFDGIYHYQRRQKADQQQLSQLLERIQDSSQALRDGVVMIDHNGDLEWWNHAAEKMLGLSAASDRGQPITYLLRHPQFVDYYESQQYLEPLVLPSHITEEHLLEYQITLFGKNERLLLVRDCTKMQRLERMRQDFVANVSHELRTPLTVLSGYLETFSDHAEQLPSHWQRGLTLMSEQSARMEHLVSELLTLSRLETSEFKVEAAPINVAELLAAIRLDALALSEHHQIILDTDEQLYVRGCVNEVRSAFSNLVFNAVQYTPPGSTIELHWYHNQDGAYLEVKDNGPGIDSQHLKFLTQRFYRVDDSRSSQTGGTGLGLAIVKHVMLRHQGRLHISSSARGSCFTCYFPLAQTLQRNAA; from the coding sequence ATGAAGCGCTTATTACGCAAAGAGTTACTGCGCCTCATTGTTTTTACTGTGCTCGGCGCGCTGCTTGGCTCTTTCTGGAATCAGTCTGCACTGGGCGCAGCCGCTGTTTTAGCGCTGCTACTTGGCCAACACCTCTGGCAATTACAACGCTTAGCACGCTGGCTGCAACAGCCCAATGACGTGCCACCTGAAGCAAACACACTGTGGGGCGAAGTATTTGATGGCATTTACCATTATCAACGCCGTCAAAAAGCCGATCAACAACAGCTCTCACAACTGCTCGAGCGCATTCAAGACTCCAGCCAAGCACTGCGCGATGGCGTGGTGATGATTGATCACAACGGTGATTTAGAGTGGTGGAATCATGCCGCGGAAAAAATGCTGGGCTTATCTGCTGCCAGCGATCGCGGCCAGCCGATTACCTACCTGCTGCGCCACCCGCAATTTGTTGACTACTACGAAAGTCAGCAGTACCTCGAACCGCTGGTCTTGCCTTCACATATCACTGAAGAGCACCTGCTTGAGTATCAAATCACCCTGTTCGGTAAAAACGAGCGCCTGCTGCTGGTGCGTGACTGCACCAAAATGCAACGTTTAGAGCGTATGCGCCAAGACTTTGTGGCCAATGTTTCGCACGAGCTGCGCACGCCTTTGACTGTGCTATCAGGCTACTTAGAAACCTTCAGTGATCATGCCGAACAATTACCCAGCCACTGGCAGCGCGGCTTAACTTTAATGAGCGAGCAATCTGCGCGTATGGAGCACTTGGTAAGCGAGCTGCTCACCCTCTCGCGTTTAGAAACCAGTGAATTTAAAGTTGAAGCGGCGCCAATCAACGTCGCTGAGCTATTAGCCGCTATTCGTCTGGATGCACTGGCGTTATCAGAACACCATCAGATTATTTTAGATACCGACGAGCAACTGTATGTACGCGGCTGCGTGAATGAGGTGCGCAGTGCCTTTTCCAATCTAGTGTTTAACGCAGTGCAGTACACGCCGCCGGGCAGTACGATTGAGCTGCACTGGTATCACAATCAGGATGGCGCTTACCTTGAGGTTAAAGATAATGGCCCAGGAATTGACAGCCAACACCTCAAGTTTCTCACGCAGCGCTTTTACCGTGTGGATGATAGCCGTTCCAGCCAAACTGGCGGCACCGGATTGGGCTTAGCCATCGTCAAACATGTGATGCTACGCCACCAAGGCCGTTTGCATATCAGCAGCAGTGCGCGTGGCAGCTGTTTCACCTGTTATTTTCCGCTGGCGCAAACCTTACAACGTAACGCAGCATAA
- the phoB gene encoding phosphate regulon transcriptional regulator PhoB, with translation MTDKTVLIVDDEAPIREMIAVALQMAGYHCLEAHNAQTAHALIVDHQPDIVLLDWMMPDVSGIELARRLKREPMTAKIPIIMLTARGEEDNKIQGLEAGADDYITKPFSPRELIARLKAVLRRTATAGIDESIEVEGLCLDPSSQRVSSDGSPLEIGPTEFRLLQFFMSNPERAYSRSQLLDQVWGGNVYVEERTVDVHIRRLRLTLGAKHRHLVQTVRGTGYRFSTKV, from the coding sequence ATGACTGATAAAACTGTACTCATCGTGGATGATGAAGCCCCGATACGGGAGATGATTGCAGTCGCTTTGCAAATGGCCGGTTACCACTGCTTAGAAGCGCACAATGCGCAGACTGCACATGCCTTAATTGTTGATCATCAGCCTGATATTGTTCTGCTCGACTGGATGATGCCAGACGTGAGCGGCATTGAGCTTGCGCGCCGTTTAAAACGTGAGCCGATGACTGCGAAAATCCCGATTATTATGCTCACTGCACGCGGTGAAGAAGACAATAAAATACAGGGGCTTGAAGCAGGCGCCGATGACTACATCACCAAACCCTTCTCCCCACGCGAACTGATTGCACGTTTAAAAGCTGTGCTGCGCCGCACCGCGACTGCCGGTATTGACGAGTCAATAGAGGTTGAAGGCTTGTGTTTAGACCCCAGCAGCCAGCGTGTCAGCTCAGATGGCAGCCCTCTCGAGATTGGCCCGACTGAGTTTCGCTTACTGCAGTTTTTTATGTCCAACCCTGAGCGTGCTTATAGCCGCAGCCAATTACTCGATCAGGTCTGGGGCGGCAATGTCTATGTTGAAGAACGCACTGTTGATGTACATATTCGCCGATTGCGCCTTACTTTAGGGGCAAAGCACCGGCATTTGGTGCAAACTGTGCGGGGTACCGGTTACCGCTTCTCAACCAAGGTGTAA
- the pstA gene encoding phosphate ABC transporter permease PstA: MRVSLRKWFASGSPWVWLNAGAVAISVVLVLGLLGVIASRGLVHFWPASLQEYQFSDNQGAQMAVLGERVQREQVTAEQIRNSGLEVPEGIEILDRQLIKVGNRDLYGSDFRWVLERQLSELSYPENAVTIERREWGNFYGYIVGVKENGELIAQQEPTENTLWDEVKTRTERATAIYKHIQNLEGGDIASVNYALEKLRIEERSLELKGLDTPQNLAELQAEKAALQAEYAGLEKELMALYTPFQRDAVLIVSADGQQKEVNFSEIVRLYQPNALSLWQKIQHYVMKLVEFVSDDPREANTEGGIFPAIFGTVLMVMIMSLIVTPFGVVAAVYLREYASQGFVTRTIRIAVNNLAGVPSIVYGVFGLGFFVYFIGGNLDELFYAPALPAPTFGTPGLLWASLTLALLTLPVVIVATEEGLSRIPRSVREGSLALGATKFETLMRVVIPMASPAMMTGVILAVARAAGEVAPLMLVGVVKLAPNLPLDMNAPFLHLERKFMHLGFHIYDVGFQSPNVEAARPLVYATALMLVVVIAVLNLTAIAIRNRLREKYRALDM, from the coding sequence ATGCGCGTTTCACTAAGAAAATGGTTTGCCAGTGGTAGTCCTTGGGTGTGGCTCAATGCAGGTGCTGTTGCGATCAGTGTGGTGCTGGTATTGGGTTTGCTTGGAGTGATTGCCTCACGTGGCTTGGTGCATTTTTGGCCGGCCAGCTTGCAAGAGTACCAATTCAGCGATAACCAAGGCGCGCAGATGGCCGTGCTGGGTGAGCGCGTACAGCGCGAGCAAGTCACCGCCGAGCAGATTCGCAACTCAGGCTTAGAGGTGCCTGAAGGGATTGAAATTCTTGACCGCCAACTGATTAAGGTGGGTAACCGCGATCTGTATGGTTCGGATTTTCGCTGGGTGTTGGAGCGTCAGCTCAGTGAGTTAAGCTACCCTGAAAACGCGGTGACCATTGAGCGCCGTGAGTGGGGTAATTTCTACGGCTATATTGTAGGCGTTAAAGAAAACGGCGAGCTGATTGCCCAGCAAGAGCCCACTGAAAACACACTTTGGGACGAGGTTAAGACACGCACCGAGCGCGCCACGGCCATTTACAAGCATATTCAAAATCTAGAAGGCGGTGATATTGCTTCGGTCAACTATGCGCTGGAGAAGCTGCGTATTGAAGAGCGCAGCCTAGAGCTGAAAGGATTAGACACGCCGCAGAATCTGGCTGAGTTGCAGGCTGAAAAGGCCGCTTTACAAGCTGAGTATGCCGGTTTAGAAAAAGAATTAATGGCGCTGTACACACCTTTTCAGCGCGACGCTGTGCTGATTGTCAGCGCTGATGGTCAGCAAAAAGAGGTGAATTTCAGCGAGATCGTGCGCCTGTATCAGCCGAACGCGCTGAGCTTATGGCAGAAAATCCAGCACTACGTGATGAAACTGGTTGAGTTTGTCTCAGATGATCCGCGTGAGGCCAATACCGAGGGTGGTATTTTTCCAGCAATTTTCGGCACCGTCTTGATGGTGATGATTATGTCACTGATCGTCACTCCATTTGGCGTGGTGGCGGCGGTGTATTTGCGTGAGTACGCCAGCCAAGGCTTTGTCACCCGCACTATTCGTATTGCGGTGAACAACCTCGCTGGCGTGCCATCCATTGTTTACGGTGTGTTTGGCCTCGGCTTTTTTGTCTACTTTATTGGTGGCAATTTAGATGAGCTGTTTTATGCGCCTGCCTTGCCTGCGCCGACCTTTGGTACGCCGGGCTTACTCTGGGCCTCGCTAACCTTGGCGTTATTGACCTTGCCGGTGGTAATTGTTGCTACCGAAGAGGGCTTGTCACGGATTCCACGCTCGGTACGTGAAGGCTCGCTGGCGCTGGGCGCGACTAAGTTTGAGACGCTGATGCGCGTGGTGATTCCCATGGCCAGCCCGGCGATGATGACCGGTGTAATTCTTGCCGTGGCGCGCGCCGCTGGAGAAGTTGCGCCGCTGATGTTGGTGGGTGTGGTTAAGCTGGCGCCAAATTTACCGCTGGATATGAATGCGCCGTTCTTGCACTTGGAGCGCAAATTTATGCACTTGGGCTTTCATATTTATGATGTGGGTTTTCAAAGCCCTAACGTCGAAGCGGCGCGTCCGCTGGTGTATGCCACCGCGTTGATGTTGGTGGTGGTGATTGCGGTGCTTAACCTGACCGCTATTGCGATCCGTAACCGCCTGCGGGAGAAGTACCGTGCACTGGATATGTAA
- the phoU gene encoding phosphate signaling complex protein PhoU, producing MKINQESHSTHISQKFNDELEEIRSQLLEMGGMVEQQVKDAVQSLLDGDTALATQVRVKDHQVNLLQLEIDEYCTQILARRQPAASDLRLVLAVIRATADLERIGDEASKVARATLKLAEEGASPRGYIEVRHLGNHVRQMVQDALNAFARFDSTQALAVLREDENVDLEYRSATRALITFMMEDPRAISQVMNIMWALRSLERVGDHASNLAEYVIYLVEGHDVRYAEIEQIEAAIAQRRQTVQPAE from the coding sequence ATGAAAATTAATCAAGAAAGCCACAGCACACATATTTCGCAGAAATTTAATGATGAGCTTGAAGAAATCCGTAGCCAATTACTGGAAATGGGCGGCATGGTTGAGCAGCAAGTCAAAGATGCGGTGCAGTCGCTGCTCGATGGCGACACGGCCTTAGCCACGCAAGTGCGCGTCAAAGACCATCAGGTCAATTTACTGCAATTAGAAATTGATGAATATTGCACACAAATCCTAGCGCGCCGCCAGCCGGCTGCTTCAGATTTACGCTTGGTGTTGGCGGTGATTCGTGCCACTGCAGATTTGGAGCGCATCGGTGATGAGGCCAGTAAAGTCGCACGTGCCACGTTGAAACTGGCAGAAGAGGGCGCATCACCGCGTGGTTATATTGAGGTGCGTCACTTAGGTAACCATGTGCGCCAGATGGTGCAAGATGCCCTGAATGCCTTTGCTCGCTTTGATAGCACACAGGCACTGGCAGTGTTGCGCGAAGATGAAAATGTTGATTTAGAGTACCGCTCAGCCACGCGTGCGCTGATCACTTTTATGATGGAAGATCCGCGTGCCATTTCACAAGTGATGAACATTATGTGGGCGTTGCGCTCCTTGGAGCGGGTGGGTGACCACGCCAGTAATCTAGCGGAATATGTGATTTATTTGGTTGAGGGTCATGACGTGCGCTATGCCGAGATCGAGCAAATCGAAGCGGCTATTGCGCAGCGTAGACAAACTGTTCAGCCTGCAGAGTAA
- a CDS encoding histidine phosphatase family protein yields MPVIKPFYRYINTTQAKLKLLAGALAVAALGFSTSHFLADPKPVDLSKSPFALTNHMLAEWHSGDLIVFVRHLERCSRVDAACMEDEPTGITQRSSATGLEMRAQFEGLGLGITDVYSSPLTRTSQTSALLFAEPTANKDFLYQCKESFLEDALAKKIPGRNLVLVTHSSCMDEVNETLAYSEIDYEYGAAIFLNVESATEHDILGFVDADDWSKTLEPRA; encoded by the coding sequence ATGCCTGTTATTAAGCCTTTTTACCGCTATATCAACACCACTCAAGCAAAGCTGAAACTGTTGGCTGGTGCGCTTGCAGTTGCAGCTTTAGGTTTTTCCACAAGTCATTTTTTGGCAGACCCAAAACCGGTGGATTTGTCAAAAAGCCCATTCGCCTTAACCAATCATATGCTGGCTGAGTGGCACAGTGGTGACTTAATTGTTTTCGTGCGGCATCTGGAGCGTTGCAGTCGTGTTGACGCTGCCTGCATGGAAGATGAGCCAACAGGCATTACTCAACGCTCCAGTGCAACGGGGCTTGAGATGCGTGCGCAGTTTGAGGGGTTAGGATTGGGCATAACAGATGTCTACAGCAGCCCCTTAACGCGCACCAGTCAAACCAGTGCGTTATTGTTTGCTGAGCCAACCGCCAATAAAGATTTTTTATATCAATGCAAAGAGAGCTTTCTAGAGGATGCCTTGGCCAAGAAAATTCCGGGACGCAACCTTGTTCTTGTCACCCATAGCAGCTGTATGGATGAGGTGAACGAAACCCTGGCCTACTCTGAAATTGACTATGAGTACGGTGCCGCGATTTTCTTGAATGTAGAAAGTGCGACTGAGCATGATATTTTAGGCTTTGTTGATGCCGATGACTGGTCAAAAACCTTAGAACCCAGAGCTTAA
- the pstB gene encoding phosphate ABC transporter ATP-binding protein PstB, translating into MTSIAATHAMKFSALGRPVQQLSLADETPCIEVKDMHLYYGATEALKGISMQIPKKRITAFIGPSGCGKSTLLRSFNRMNDLVDGVRIEGKVTIDGHDIYDKGVDVADLRRRVGMVFQKPNPFPKTIYENVAYGLRIQGIKNKRLLDETVEWALRSAALWDETKDRLHESALGMSGGQQQRLVIARTIAVKPEVLLLDEPASALDPISTLKIEELINDLKDRFTIVIVTHNMQQAARVSDYTAFMYLGQLLEFDSTDTLFTNPASKQTEDYITGRYG; encoded by the coding sequence ATGACTTCAATAGCAGCGACACATGCGATGAAATTCAGCGCGCTGGGACGACCGGTGCAACAATTAAGCTTGGCCGATGAAACGCCCTGTATTGAGGTGAAAGACATGCACCTTTACTACGGCGCAACCGAGGCGCTGAAAGGCATCAGCATGCAAATCCCAAAAAAGCGCATTACTGCCTTTATTGGCCCGTCGGGCTGTGGTAAATCGACCTTACTGCGCTCCTTTAATCGTATGAATGATTTGGTTGATGGCGTGCGCATTGAAGGCAAAGTGACCATTGATGGCCATGATATTTACGACAAAGGTGTGGATGTGGCCGACTTGCGCCGCCGCGTTGGCATGGTGTTTCAAAAGCCCAACCCATTCCCCAAAACGATTTATGAAAACGTCGCCTACGGTTTGCGTATCCAAGGCATTAAAAATAAGCGTTTGCTCGATGAAACTGTGGAGTGGGCGCTGCGCTCTGCGGCTTTGTGGGATGAAACTAAAGACCGTTTGCATGAATCAGCCTTGGGTATGTCCGGTGGTCAGCAGCAGCGTTTGGTGATTGCCCGCACCATTGCGGTCAAACCTGAAGTATTGCTGCTGGATGAGCCAGCCTCGGCGCTGGACCCAATATCCACTTTGAAAATCGAAGAGTTGATTAACGATCTTAAAGACCGTTTTACCATTGTCATTGTCACTCACAATATGCAGCAAGCGGCACGGGTGTCTGACTACACTGCGTTTATGTATTTGGGCCAACTGCTGGAGTTTGATAGCACCGATACGCTGTTCACCAATCCCGCCAGCAAGCAAACCGAAGACTACATTACCGGGCGCTATGGCTAG
- a CDS encoding amphi-Trp domain-containing protein yields MKQERDIEKIYSTAEFVAKLRRLADTLENAKPFEIQIANERIYVPVRAHYSIEHERDESGEEIEFQIKWSHEPSLDS; encoded by the coding sequence ATGAAACAAGAACGCGATATCGAAAAGATTTACTCAACGGCTGAATTTGTCGCAAAACTACGGCGCTTAGCTGACACACTGGAAAACGCTAAGCCATTTGAGATTCAGATAGCCAATGAGCGCATTTATGTGCCTGTTCGAGCGCACTACAGCATTGAGCATGAGCGCGACGAATCAGGCGAAGAAATTGAATTTCAAATTAAATGGTCACACGAGCCATCACTTGATAGCTAA